A genome region from Anastrepha obliqua isolate idAnaObli1 chromosome 4, idAnaObli1_1.0, whole genome shotgun sequence includes the following:
- the LOC129243658 gene encoding protein germ cell-less, giving the protein MGQLMVKLAEPLQHCSDSVANILARRRKRKRSIDSRCSSDELKHSETQSPKKKKLLTTTQYIYQALFKEQKNSDIAVMALGKVWNLHKVYLCQSPYFYSMFNGSWKESCQDFVHIKILDDRITLEALDAVFGSMYSDEIEIDPKAVISVLATATLFHLDGIIDKCAEVMIETINTETAISYYEAACLYGSVNVKKAAMVWLETNLLCIYPKDDQLLRQISVELMTKLIASPDLYVMQTEFSLYTLLRSWMYLRLHPQYDPENSSNIMPSTADSDRDRSNSSIANSSNNSGDSPTLGELIQAYFANRREKRPFLATPEGQPFVPPFQALRTQYLTNHHTDLKIVLNDNIIPKEWLHSHVLSHWHSILRVDHLPEEGPQDLDPDVFYKNCMRCGRILLEPGYQKWRWTGFNFGLDLVLVADSRLLSIRRHHRNEHERLLSLQTKRQFMIRTSVTSINSQRQPTFTQKTDITSLSLEKNQEVTIMLMDTKLVHPLLISVNLLVVSPTSQQFKQNILTNEEMANAAAPISEIGANCNPAGDEESLQRPSTPTNATPSSERMMMASADDSAVCVVPPSPPNALPMLVLQPTHRAASTTSTVSTASSVSSAFSVASAASSSASDFV; this is encoded by the exons ATGGGTCAGCTTATGGTGAAACTAGCGGAACCGCTACAGCACTGCAGTGACAGTGTGGCGAACATATTGGCTAGACGACGCAAGCGAAAGCGATCCATAGATTCACGTTGTTCTTCCGACGAGCTTAAACATAGCGAAAcacaatcgccaaagaa GAAAAAACTACTCACCACCACACAATACATTTACCAAGCCCTTTTTAAGGAGCAAAAAAATTCCGATATCGCTGTAATGGCTCTGGGTAAGGTATGGAATCTACACAAGGTGTATCTCTGCCAGAGTCCATATTTCTATAGTATGTTTAACGGTTCGTGGAAGGAGTCATGTCAGGACTTTGTGCATATCAAAATATTAGATGACCGCATTACGTTGGAag CATTGGACGCTGTTTTTGGTTCCATGTACTCTGATGAGATAGAAATCGATCCGAAGGCTGTGATTTCGGTATTGGCCACCGCAACACTTTTCCATTTAGATGGCATAATTGATAAATGCGCGGAAGTGATGATTGAAACTATTAATACTGAA ACTGCCATTAGTTACTACGAAGCGGCTTGTCTGTATGGAAGTGTAAATGTGAAGAAGGCTGCAATGGTATGGCTGGAAACCAATTTGCTATGCATTTACCCGAAAGACGATCAATTATTACGACAGATAAGTGTTGAACTAATGACAAAGTTAATAGCCAGCCCAGATTTGTATGTAATGCAGACCGAGTTTTCCTTATACACACTACTGCGTTCATGGATGTATCTACGTTTGCATCCTCAATATGATCCTGAAAATAGTTCTAATATAATGCCATCAACTGCTGACAGTGATAGAGATAGAAGCAACAGTAGCATTGCTAATAGCAGCAATAATAGTGGCGACAGTCCAACTCTTGGAGAACTCATTCAAGCGTATTTTGCGAATCGCAGAGAAAAGCGTCCATTCCTGGCGACACCTGAAGGTCAACCGTTTGTTCCTCCATTTCAAGCGCTACGCACACAGTACTTAACCAATCATCACACGGATTTGAAAATCGTACTTAATGATAATATCATTCCAAAGGAATGGCTGCACAGCCATGTACTGAGTCACTGGCACTCAATTTTGAGAGTCGACCACTTGCCAGAGGAAGG GCCCCAAGATCTTGATCCAGATGTCTTCTATAAGAATTGTATGCGTTGCGGTCGCATACTGCTGGAGCCCGGCTATCAGAAATGGCGTTGGACAGGCTTTAATTTCGGCTTGGATCTCGTGTTGGTCGCTGATTCACGCCTGCTGAGCATACGGCGCCACCATCGCAACGAGCATGAACGCTTGCTCAGCCTTCAAACCAAACGGCAATTTATGATACG TACTTCCGTAACATCAATCAATTCACAGCGACAGCCTACGTTTACACAAAAAACCGACATTACCTCGCTTAGTTTGGAAAAGAATCAGGAGGTAACCATAATGCTAATGGATACAAAATTGGTGCACCCGCTGCTCATATCGGTAAATCTCCTGGTGGTGTCACCCACGTCCCaacaatttaagcaaaatataCTCACCAACGAAGAAATGGCCAATGCGGCAGCTCCTATATCAGAAATCGGTGCCAACTGTAACCCTGCCGGTGACGAAGAATCTTTGCAAAGGCCGAGCACACCAACAAATGCAACCCCATCGTCCGAACGAATGATGATGGCATCTGCAGATGATTCGGCGGTATGTGTTGTACCTCCTTCGCCGCCAAATGCACTACCTATGCTGGTATTGCAACCAACACATCGAGCTGCCTCCACAACATCGACAGTCTCGACGGCTTCATCGGTTAGTTCAGCGTTTTCGGTCGCATCGGCTGCGTCGTCATCGGCATCGGACTTTGTATAG